One window of the Perca fluviatilis chromosome 5, GENO_Pfluv_1.0, whole genome shotgun sequence genome contains the following:
- the LOC120558991 gene encoding tubulin alpha-1B chain-like, translating into MRECISIHVGQAGVQIGNACWELYCLEHGIQPDGQMPSDKTCGGGDDSFNTFFSETGAGKHVPRAVFVDLEPTVIDEVRTGTYRQLFHPEQLITGKEDAANNYARGHYTIGKEIIDIVLDRIRKLSDQCTGLQGFLVFHSFGGGTGSGFTSLLMERLSVDYGKKSKLEFSIYPAPQVSTAVVEPYNSILTTHTTLEHSDCAFMVDNEAIYDICRRNLDIERPSYTNLNRLISQIVSSITASLRFDGALNVDLTEFQTNLVPYPRIHFPLATYAPVISAEKAYHEQLTVAEITNACFEPANQMVKCDPRHGKYMACCLLYRGDVVPKDVNAAIATIKTKRSIQFVDWCPTGFKVGINYQPPTVVPGGDLAKVQRAVCMLSNTTAIAEAWARLDHKFDLMYAKRAFVHWYVGEGMEEGEFSEAREDMAALEKDYEEVGVDSIEGEGEEEGEE; encoded by the exons ATG CGCGAGTGTATCTCCATCCACGTCGGTCAGGCTGGTGTCCAGATTggcaatgcatgctgggagctTTACTGCCTGGAACATGGGATCCAACCAGACGGACAGATGCCCAGTGACAAGACTTGCGGAGGAGGAGACGATTCCTTCAACACCTTCTTCAGTGAGACTGGAGCTGGAAAACACGTCCCCAGAGCTGTATTTGTCGACCTGGAGCCCACTGTCATCG ATGAGGTGCGTACTGGGACCTACCGCCAGCTGTTCCACCCTGAGCAGCTGATCACCGGCAAGGAGGACGCTGCCAACAACTACGCCCGCGGACACTACACCATCGGCAAAGAGATCATCGACATAGTGCTGGACAGGATCCGCAAACTG TCAGACCAGTGCACCGGCCTTCAGGGCTTCCTGGTTTTCCACAGCTTCGGAGGTGGCACCGGCTCTGGTTTCACCTCCCTGCTGATGGAGCGTCTGTCTGTCGACTACGGCAAGAAGTCCAAGTTGGAGTTCTCCATCTACCCAGCTCCCCAGGTGTCCACCGCTGTGGTGGAGCCCTACAACTCCATCCTGACCACCCACACCACCCTGGAGCACTCTGACTGTGCCTTCATGGTGGACAACGAGGCCATCTACGATATCTGCCGTAGGAACCTCGATATCGAGCGTCCTTCTTACACCAACCTCAACAGGTTGATCAGTCAGATCGTGTCCTCCATCACTGCCTCCCTTCGTTTCGATGGTGCCCTCAATGTTGATCTGACAGAGTTCCAGACCAACTTGGTGCCATATCCCCGTATCCACTTCCCCCTGGCCACCTATGCCCCTGTCATCTCTGCTGAGAAGGCTTACCACGAGCAATTAACGGTGGCAGAAATCACCAACGCCTGCTTTgaaccagccaatcagatggtGAAATGTGACCCTCGCCACGGCAAATACATGGCCTGCTGCCTTTTGTATCGTGGCGATGTGGTGCCCAAAGATGTAAATGCTGCCATTGCCACCATTAAAACCAAGCGCTCCATCCAGTTTGTGGACTGGTGCCCCACTGGTTTCAAGGTGGGCATCAACTACCAGCCGCCCACTGTAGTTCCTGGTGGAGACCTGGCCAAGGTCCAGAGGGCTGTGTGCATGCTGAGCAACACCACTGCTATTGCAGAGGCCTGGGCTCGGCTTGACCACAAGTTTGATCTGATGTACGCTAAGCGCGCCTTTGTTCACTGGTATGTGGGTGaggggatggaggagggagagtTCTCTGAGGCCAGAGAGGACATGGCAGCTCTGGAGAAGGATTATGAGGAGGTGGGAGTCGACTCTAttgagggggagggagaggaggaaggagaggagtaG